The genomic DNA AGCATCCGCCAGGGCATCACTTTCGCCCAGCTTGGGGCGCACGTCTGGTTCTCCGAGACCAAGACCCCGTTGACCAACGCCCCGGATTCCCCGCTCCTGGGCATCCGCGAGGGCACGGCCTATTACCTGCTCTACAACGGCATTCTGAAAGACAAGAGCGTGGGCGGCGGCAACGTGCTTACGGCCAGAATCCTGGAAGGCCTGCCCGCGCACGACGGCCCCAAGGTCATCTATGGGGAACGCTGCCTTTTCGGCGAAAGCCGCCTCAAGGAAAAGCGGATCACGTTCAAGCACACCCCCTATGACATCAAGGGCCGCTAAAGGAGCTCACGCATGTTCACCCTGAAGGAATACCAGAAGCGCACCCTTGCGGCTTTGGAGACATACCTCGCCTCTGCCCGCGTCATCGGCCCCAAGGAAGCCTTTGAACGCTTCGTGAAGACCAGCCCGACAGACACGCGCCCGCAGAGCTACGCGCACCGCTGGGGGCTCACGGATGTGCCCTATGTGTGCCTGCGCCTGCCCACGGGCGGCGGCAAGACGCTCCTGGCCTCCCATTGCGTGGAAATAGCGGGCCGCACCTTCATGGAGCGGGACTTCCCGCTGGTGCTTTGGCTGGTGCCCACCAACATGATACGCCAGCAGACAGTCGAGGCCCTGAAAAAACGCTCGCACCCCTACCGCGAAGCCCTGGATTCCATCTACGGCCAGGATCGCGTGGAAGTGTTCGACATTGGCGACATCGTCAATATCCGGCCCAAGGATTTTTCCGACAAGGTCTGCGTCATCATCGCCACCATGCAAACCCTGCGCGTTGCCGAGAGCAACAAGGAGGTCCGCAAGGTCTACGGCCACAATGAGAATTTCGAGCCGCACTTTGCGGGCCTGCCCAATGTCGCGCCCGGCCTGGACCGGGACGAACACGGCCAGGTGCTTTACTCCTTCGTAAACATACTGCATCAACTCAGACCCCTGGTCATCGTTGACGAGGCGCACAAGGCCGTGTCCGGCCTCACGGGTGAAATGATGCAGCGCATCAACCCTGCCTGCGTCATTGAGCTGACCGCCACACCCGTGGAAAGCAACGTGCTCTTCCGCGTGTACGCCTCGGAACTCAAGGCCGAAGAAATGGTCAAGCTGCCCTTCATGCTCACGGAGCATGACAATTGGGAACAGGCGATCAACGGCGCGGTGCAGACCCGGCGCAAGCTGGCTGAACTGGCCCCAGGCGATAGGGAGAACTACATCCGGCCCATTGTCCTTATCCAGGCCGAAAAGATCAACCAGCCCCACACCGTTGACGCGGTCAGGAAACACCTCATGGAGAATGAGGGCGTGGCGGAATCGGAAATCGCCGTTGCCACGGGCGAACAGCGCGAACTGGACGGCATCAACCTGTTCGACAAGACGTGTCCGGTCAATTTCGTCATCACCATCGAAGCCCTGAAAGAGGGCTGGGATTGCTCCTTTGCCTATGTATTTTGTTCCGTGGCCAATATCCGGTCGGCAACGGACGTGGAACAGCTCCTGGGGCGCGTCATGCGGATGCCCTATGCCAAGCGGCGGGCCATACCGGAGCTGAACAACGCCTATGCCCACGTCATTTCCTCTTCCTTTGCCGAAGCGGCCCAAGGCATGCACGCACGGCTCATGAACATGGGCTTCCACGAGGACGAGGCCGCAGCCAACCTGCAACAGGTGCAGCTCGTCTTGCCAGAGGTGGACCTTTCCGCCATGCCCCTTTTCAAGACCACCGGGGCAACGCCATCCGAGCCGCCGCCAATGACCATCACGCTGCCCAAGGCCCCGAACCTGGAAACCCTCCATGAGGATGTCCGGGAGTATGTGTCCGTGACCCCCAATGCCGATGGCACGGTGCAGGTGGCGTGCACGGGCATGGTCCCGACCGAACTGGAGACGGCGCTCATTGCCGCCAACCCGAAGAAGGAAGACGACATCCGCAGCACCGTGGCCTTGCACCGGGCGCGGGTGCGCGCCGCGCAGCCCCCCACGGCGTCGCAACAGGGCAAACGGTTTGACGTGCCCCGGCTCATGGTGGAGGTATGGGGCTCCCTGGAACTCCCCGAACAGGAGACCATTCTCCTTGCCACGGAGTGGACCCCGCTCAAGCACACCGTGCGCATGGAGCCGGGCGAATTCGACTATGACGAAACTGCCCGCACCTTCCGCTTTGACCTGGACGGGGAGCAGATGCGCTACGAACTGGAGAATGCCCAGGTGCAATTCTCCCTGCTGGCCTCGGCCTCGGAGTGGAACAACCTGGAGCTTGTTCGCTGGCTGGACCGTCAGTGCCGCCGCCCGGATGTGCGGCAGGCCGACATGCTGGAGTTCTGCCGTCGTTGCGTTGCTTCGCTCCTGGAACGCAGCGCTGTTGCGCTGCCCACGCTCTGCCGTGCGAAGTATGCCCTAGCGGCAGCCTTGAAGGACAAGCTTTCACGCCTGCGTGAACAAGGGCTGAAGGACGGCTATCAGCTTCTGCTCTTTGCGCCCCAGGCCAAGGTGGAGACGAGCTTCAGCAATGCCCTGGCCTTCCCCGCTTCCGGTTATGCGGAAAGCATCCAAGCCTATACGGGAGTCTACCGCTTCAAAAATCACTTTTACCCGCTGGTCCGCGACCTGAAATCAAAGGGCGAGGAATTCGAATGCGCCTTGGCCCTGGACGCAAACCCGCAAGTGGAATGGTGGGTGCGCAATGTGGACCGGCAGCAGGGTTCTTTCTGGCTGCCGCTCTCGAACGCTAGGTTCTACCCGGATTTTGTGGCCAAACTGTCGGACGGACGCACGCTGGCGGTGGAGTACAAGGGCCAGCACCTCGTCAGTGGCGATGACTCCAAGGAAAAGGAGAACATCGGCGCGTTGTGGGAAGCTAAAGGCAACGGCAAGGCCCTTTTCCTCATGGCCGTGAAGGTCGATGACCAGGGGCGGGATGTGCAGCGGCAGATTCAGGGGAAGATTACTGGATAGCGAATTGCTGGTGGGAACCTATTGGGGGCAAACGATATTTTTTGCATCCCCCCCATTCGCGTCACGAAGCCCTGATCGACACCGTCGATCAGGGCTTTCTGCCTTGGGGGCGGGAGAACGCCAGCTTTGTTCACACGGAGGATCTCCGTCCGAAGCCTTCTGCTGACCTTGATATTTTCTTCTCGTTATAATTGCCCTCTTTTCCATATTGAACTAGATTCGTTGCATGATCACACTCAGCCGTCATGTGTGGAAAGCGTTGCCGGAAGCCATGGTCAGAGGCTCTGTTCCTGGTGCCCTGCTCACAGCCCTGTGCCTCATCCTGTTCGCCTTGCCGGGCTGTGGCGACAGTTCGCCCATCCTGGTGGGGTTTTCGGGACAGCTCACAGGCAAGGTGTCGGACATGGGCGTGGGGGGCAGAAACGGCGCCCTGCTGGCCGTGGAGCACATCAACAAGGCCGGGGGCGTCAATGGCCGCCCGCTCAAGCTCGTTGCCGAAGACGACGGCAACACGGCAGAGGGCGCCCTGGCCGCTGACACGGCGCTGATCGACGCGGGCGTGGTCGCCATCATCGGCCACATGACCAGCTCGCAATCCATGGCCGCCCTGCCCTATGTCAACGAAAGCGGGATCATCCTCATCTCGCCGACCACCTCCACCCCGCTGCTGACAGGAATCAAGGACAACTTCACCCGCGTCATGGTCGAGAATCCTGTCCAGAGCCGGGCGCTGGCCACATACGCCCGGACCATCCTGGACATCAGAACAATTGCCAGTATCATGGAAACAGACAACCTGAGCTACTCCATGACCTTTGAGGAGACCTTCACCTCGGTCTTCGAGCAGTTGGGTGGCACCTTCCTGTCGAGCTTTGCCTATTCCGCCTCCGGGGCCACCAACTGGACCGCGATCATGGCAGAGTTGCAGCGGTTGAATCCCGACGCCATCCTGCTGACCTGCCCGGCCCAGGATTTCGTCACCCTCGCCCAGAATATCCGCTCTTCCGGGATCACGGCACGCCTGTTTTCCGGGGCCTGGGCCTATACGGACAAGCTCCTGCTCTGGGGCGGCAGGGACATCGAGGGGAGCATCTTTGTCATCGACTTTGCCTCGGACAATCCAAGCCCGGCCTTCACAAGCTTCATAAAGGCATACGAGACGCGTTTCGGCAGCAGCCCGAATTTCGCTTCCGCCTTTGCCTACGAGAGCGTCCTGGCCCTGGCCAACGGGCTGAAAAAAACAGATGGTTCGTCCGAAGGACTCCTCGCTGCCATGACTTCGGGCGAGAGAATCCAGGGGGTCACAGGCTCCTTCAGCCTTGATGAGTATGGCGATGTGACCCGCGAAGTGTTCATCGTGACTGTGCGCGACGGCAGCTTCAGAACAGTCGGGATCAGGTAGGGCCGGCTCCATGCGACCAGATGCGACACCCACCATGCCGACACTCTCCCTGAACAATCTGCTCCAGCGGAACCTGATGCGGTGGGTGCTTGTTCCAAGCCTCTTTTTCATCCTGCTGCTGGGCGGATATATCGCCTATGAGAAAACCCGTGATTTCGAACTGCGAAACACGATCCTGGCCCAGTCCTTGAGCAAGCAGATCACCACCCACGTCACGGACGCCGAGGCCGCCATTGGCAACCTCGCAACGGCCCTGGAGCGCTACGACCCCTTCTGGTATACGACGGCGCTTGCCAATTTCCTCAGGTCCTATCCGCATGTGGAGGGGCTTGCCTATCTTGATCCCCAGGGCCGCGTTCTCAGCTCCTCGCCAGCCGGGAGCGACTTGCTGACCATGCAGCTGTTCCTTGAACGGGTCACTGAAATCCCGGCGATCATCTCCAACCCCATCAGATCCCCGACCAGTCACAATGTCGTGGTCTACATAGGCTTGCGGACGCCAAGCGGCAATGTGCTGGTCGGCGAACTGAGCATGAGCGCGTTCCAGCGCCACATCGAGGAGTTGCTTCCGCCCAGCGGGGGCCGCGTCATTCTCAGCGACAGATACGGCAACCTCGTCTCCCACCCCGATCTCCACAGGGTCGCCATCCAGGACAACATCGGAAACCTCGACATCCTGCACAGCGTGGGCAACAGCGGAAGCAACACGGCCCTCTTTGGCGACGACGGCACATACTACATCGGCACGGTCTCGCGCATCCCCCGGCTCGACTGGATCATCCTCATAGCCAAACCGGCCAGCGAGGTGTTCCTGCCCATCATCACCCCGATCATCATTCTCCTGAGCCTGATTCTGCTCGCCTTCTTCCTGTTCGTGAACATGCTCAAATACCGGTTGCGCGAGACCATCATCAGCCCCTTTGCCGCTTTCACGGAATTCATCGAACAGACTGCGCGAGGAAATTACCACCATCAACGGTCAAACAAGCAGACTTTCGCCGAACTGGCCATCATCGAGCACAAATTCGACGAAATGGTCATGCAGATGACCCAGCGCGAGAGCCAGATCAAGGAGAGCGAGGAGCGGTTTAGACAACTCGTCGAGAGCATTCACGAATTCTACTGGATCAGCGAACTGGCGAACGGCAGGATCATCTACGCCAGCCCCTCCTACGAAGCCATCTGGGGCCGCTCACGCCAGTCGCTCCACGACAACCCGGAGACATTCTTCCTGGCCATCAAGCCCGAAGACCGGCTGTCTGTCATCGAGGCATTCTCGGCACTCAGGGTCGAAGGAATCGAGGTCGACGAGGAATTCCGGATCACCCTGCCCGACGGCGGCGAGCGCTGGATCCGCGCCCAGGCATTTCCGGTCCGCGACGAACGCGGCGGCAG from Pseudodesulfovibrio aespoeensis Aspo-2 includes the following:
- a CDS encoding DEAD/DEAH box helicase, whose product is MFTLKEYQKRTLAALETYLASARVIGPKEAFERFVKTSPTDTRPQSYAHRWGLTDVPYVCLRLPTGGGKTLLASHCVEIAGRTFMERDFPLVLWLVPTNMIRQQTVEALKKRSHPYREALDSIYGQDRVEVFDIGDIVNIRPKDFSDKVCVIIATMQTLRVAESNKEVRKVYGHNENFEPHFAGLPNVAPGLDRDEHGQVLYSFVNILHQLRPLVIVDEAHKAVSGLTGEMMQRINPACVIELTATPVESNVLFRVYASELKAEEMVKLPFMLTEHDNWEQAINGAVQTRRKLAELAPGDRENYIRPIVLIQAEKINQPHTVDAVRKHLMENEGVAESEIAVATGEQRELDGINLFDKTCPVNFVITIEALKEGWDCSFAYVFCSVANIRSATDVEQLLGRVMRMPYAKRRAIPELNNAYAHVISSSFAEAAQGMHARLMNMGFHEDEAAANLQQVQLVLPEVDLSAMPLFKTTGATPSEPPPMTITLPKAPNLETLHEDVREYVSVTPNADGTVQVACTGMVPTELETALIAANPKKEDDIRSTVALHRARVRAAQPPTASQQGKRFDVPRLMVEVWGSLELPEQETILLATEWTPLKHTVRMEPGEFDYDETARTFRFDLDGEQMRYELENAQVQFSLLASASEWNNLELVRWLDRQCRRPDVRQADMLEFCRRCVASLLERSAVALPTLCRAKYALAAALKDKLSRLREQGLKDGYQLLLFAPQAKVETSFSNALAFPASGYAESIQAYTGVYRFKNHFYPLVRDLKSKGEEFECALALDANPQVEWWVRNVDRQQGSFWLPLSNARFYPDFVAKLSDGRTLAVEYKGQHLVSGDDSKEKENIGALWEAKGNGKALFLMAVKVDDQGRDVQRQIQGKITG
- a CDS encoding ABC transporter substrate-binding protein: MVRGSVPGALLTALCLILFALPGCGDSSPILVGFSGQLTGKVSDMGVGGRNGALLAVEHINKAGGVNGRPLKLVAEDDGNTAEGALAADTALIDAGVVAIIGHMTSSQSMAALPYVNESGIILISPTTSTPLLTGIKDNFTRVMVENPVQSRALATYARTILDIRTIASIMETDNLSYSMTFEETFTSVFEQLGGTFLSSFAYSASGATNWTAIMAELQRLNPDAILLTCPAQDFVTLAQNIRSSGITARLFSGAWAYTDKLLLWGGRDIEGSIFVIDFASDNPSPAFTSFIKAYETRFGSSPNFASAFAYESVLALANGLKKTDGSSEGLLAAMTSGERIQGVTGSFSLDEYGDVTREVFIVTVRDGSFRTVGIR
- a CDS encoding ATP-binding protein → MPTLSLNNLLQRNLMRWVLVPSLFFILLLGGYIAYEKTRDFELRNTILAQSLSKQITTHVTDAEAAIGNLATALERYDPFWYTTALANFLRSYPHVEGLAYLDPQGRVLSSSPAGSDLLTMQLFLERVTEIPAIISNPIRSPTSHNVVVYIGLRTPSGNVLVGELSMSAFQRHIEELLPPSGGRVILSDRYGNLVSHPDLHRVAIQDNIGNLDILHSVGNSGSNTALFGDDGTYYIGTVSRIPRLDWIILIAKPASEVFLPIITPIIILLSLILLAFFLFVNMLKYRLRETIISPFAAFTEFIEQTARGNYHHQRSNKQTFAELAIIEHKFDEMVMQMTQRESQIKESEERFRQLVESIHEFYWISELANGRIIYASPSYEAIWGRSRQSLHDNPETFFLAIKPEDRLSVIEAFSALRVEGIEVDEEFRITLPDGGERWIRAQAFPVRDERGGSVRQAGVAEDITERKATQQALMEAKHSAEAANQSKTEFLTNISHELRTPLNGILGMLQLTRETRLKPEQAEYIDTAISSSKVLLNVINDILNIAQIEAGRLTLLDAPFSTNEVLETIYRFFRHSTEAKGVELTMDMEPGFPKTLVGDEVRIRQILFNLLGNSVKFTDQGHISVHASILPVTPRPGRVTVLLVIKDTGIGIPSDKIDYVFESFTQVDGTYTRQYQGTGLGLGIVRSLVWSMNGTIAVDSETGMGTTIYVTLQLSLPKGDDQVDEPPRPVLRERTGLAILVVEDDRVNQLAISRMLEKMGHFPTCTPNGEKALEMLKGSIFDCVFMDIQMPVMDGMEATRMIRTAPSLAGVASIPIIALTAHAMPADREAFLKAGMNDYVAKPVSFEQLAEVLSRIIA